The following proteins come from a genomic window of Oricola thermophila:
- a CDS encoding methyltetrahydrofolate cobalamin methyltransferase → MARTIVASATKEIVIGFDQPFCVIGERINPTGRKKLAAEMVEGNFETVKADALAQVAAGATMLDVNAGVTAVDPNATEPELLVRTLEIVQDLVDVPLSIDSSVTGAIEAALKVAKGRPLVNSVTGEDEKLEAILPLCKKYDVPVVAISNDETGISEDPDVRFAVAKKIVERAADYGIKADDIVVDPLVMPIGAMGTAGQQVFRLVRRLREELGVNTTCGLSNISFGLPHRHGINAAFIPMVIASGMTSAIMNPCRPQEMEMVHAANVLSGNDPDCGNWIVNYRDHQPAAAGTATAAPAGRAAGRRGGREARRARA, encoded by the coding sequence ATGGCTCGCACTATCGTCGCCTCGGCCACCAAGGAAATCGTCATCGGCTTCGACCAGCCGTTCTGCGTGATCGGAGAACGCATCAATCCCACCGGCCGCAAGAAACTCGCTGCGGAGATGGTCGAGGGCAATTTCGAGACCGTGAAGGCCGATGCCCTGGCCCAGGTGGCCGCCGGCGCCACCATGCTGGACGTCAACGCAGGCGTCACCGCAGTCGATCCGAATGCAACCGAGCCGGAACTGCTCGTCAGGACACTGGAAATCGTCCAGGATCTGGTCGATGTCCCGCTGTCGATCGACTCCTCCGTCACGGGCGCGATCGAGGCTGCGCTGAAGGTGGCCAAGGGCCGTCCGCTGGTGAATTCCGTCACCGGTGAGGACGAGAAGCTGGAAGCTATCCTGCCGCTTTGCAAGAAATACGATGTCCCGGTCGTCGCCATTTCCAACGACGAGACCGGCATCTCGGAGGACCCGGACGTCCGTTTCGCCGTCGCAAAGAAGATCGTCGAACGGGCAGCTGACTATGGCATCAAGGCAGACGACATCGTCGTCGATCCGCTTGTCATGCCGATCGGAGCCATGGGTACGGCCGGCCAGCAGGTGTTCCGCCTCGTGCGCCGCCTGCGCGAGGAGCTCGGCGTGAACACGACCTGCGGCCTGTCCAACATCTCCTTCGGCCTGCCGCACCGCCACGGCATCAACGCGGCCTTCATCCCGATGGTCATCGCTTCGGGGATGACCTCGGCGATCATGAATCCCTGCCGCCCGCAGGAAATGGAGATGGTCCATGCCGCGAATGTGCTCAGTGGCAACGACCCGGATTGCGGCAACTGGATCGTGAACTACCGCGATCACCAGCCGGCAGCCGCGGGCACCGCAACCGCGGCACCAGCAGGCCGCGCTGCGGGTCGTCGCGGCGGGCGCGAAGCGCGGCGTGCCAGGGCCTGA
- a CDS encoding methylenetetrahydrofolate reductase has product MNAVSIETGGAPEKIAASIEISPKQAIESPDLPGLFPAGIRVYITDIGSDTNDTLVAAARRVHDLGYKPVPHFASRRLTTKAALEERVKAMTEDAGVRDILVVGGGLEQPAGEFSSTMEVLETGFFDKYGITDIGVAGHPEGSPDFSEEVALEALRLKKSFGERTGARIRIVTQFGFDAEKFIAWAESLRDHGIDLPVHLGVAGPARITTLIKYAAMCGVGNSLDFFKKRTRSLATLATTHSPESIVGPIERHLLATPGSAIKQIHVFPFGGIKKSAEWLEERGTWDIKTSLYPSMESRS; this is encoded by the coding sequence ATGAACGCGGTCAGCATTGAAACCGGCGGAGCCCCTGAAAAGATCGCGGCTTCGATCGAGATTTCGCCGAAACAGGCCATTGAATCCCCGGACCTGCCCGGACTGTTCCCTGCAGGCATCCGTGTCTACATCACGGATATCGGCTCGGACACCAACGATACGCTGGTCGCCGCCGCGCGCCGCGTGCATGATCTGGGCTACAAGCCGGTGCCGCATTTCGCCTCGCGTCGCCTGACCACGAAGGCGGCGCTCGAGGAACGCGTCAAGGCGATGACCGAGGATGCCGGCGTTCGCGACATTCTCGTCGTCGGCGGCGGGCTGGAGCAACCCGCCGGCGAGTTCTCCTCCACAATGGAAGTGCTGGAAACCGGTTTCTTCGACAAGTACGGCATCACCGATATAGGGGTGGCCGGACATCCGGAAGGCAGCCCCGACTTCTCGGAGGAAGTGGCCCTGGAAGCCCTGCGGTTGAAGAAATCATTCGGCGAACGCACCGGCGCGCGCATCCGGATCGTCACCCAGTTCGGTTTCGACGCCGAGAAATTCATCGCTTGGGCGGAAAGCCTGCGCGACCATGGCATAGACCTGCCGGTTCATCTCGGTGTCGCCGGCCCTGCCCGGATCACCACGCTGATCAAGTATGCCGCTATGTGCGGCGTCGGCAATTCGCTCGACTTCTTCAAGAAGCGCACCCGTTCGCTGGCGACCCTTGCGACAACCCATTCGCCCGAAAGCATCGTCGGCCCGATCGAGAGACACCTGCTCGCGACACCCGGTTCGGCAATCAAGCAGATCCACGTCTTCCCCTTCGGCGGAATCAAAAAATCGGCGGAGTGGCTTGAAGAACGAGGAACATGGGATATAAAGACATCTTTATATCCTTCTATGGAATCTAGGTCATAA
- a CDS encoding virulence factor, which yields MADRIIVYWRDIPAQVIVRKRRQTARRELPLRFTEAIDMCAMRVGAKDTDAYLAEWRKADPVAVGDDLEAEAEKAAAEIEATYTKERLVALVKNEGYEEDTDG from the coding sequence ATGGCTGACAGGATCATAGTTTACTGGCGCGACATTCCGGCTCAGGTGATCGTCCGGAAACGGCGCCAGACGGCAAGACGGGAGCTCCCGCTGCGCTTTACCGAGGCGATCGACATGTGTGCCATGCGCGTCGGCGCGAAGGATACCGATGCCTATCTCGCTGAATGGCGCAAGGCCGATCCCGTCGCGGTCGGTGACGATCTGGAAGCAGAAGCGGAAAAGGCGGCTGCGGAAATCGAGGCAACCTATACGAAGGAACGCTTGGTCGCCCTGGTGAAGAACGAGGGCTACGAGGAGGATACAGACGGATGA